ACCACGGTGACGATGAGGATGAACATGCCGCCCTCGGGTCCGAAGTTGGCGCGCAGCGGCTGGCGGAACAGCGTCACCGCGACCAGCAGCAGCGGCAGGATCGGCAGGCTCAGAAAGAGATCGGTCAGGCGCATGAGCGGCCCGTCGAGCTTCCTGAAATAGCCCGCGAGCACGCCGATGCCGGCCCCGATCACCAGCGACAGGATCATCGCCGCCCAGCCCACCGCCATCGAGGCGCGCCCGCCGGCGATCAGCTGCGAAAGGTTGTCACGGCCCAGCTGATCGCTGCCCAGCGGATGCGCCCAGCTGACCTTGGCGGTGCTGTCCCAGAGCGCGGTGTAGATCGGCCGCATGTCCTTGGCGCGGATGTCCAGCGCCTGCGGATCGAGCGTCCACAGATAGGGGCCGACCAGCACGCCGAGGGTGATGAAGATCAGGAAGAAGGCCCCGATCATCGCGCCCTTGTGCTTGCGGAACTGGGCCCAGACGTCCTTCCACTTGGAGCGCGGCGGCTTGTCGGGGCCCTTGTCGCGCAGGGCCTCGATCGGGGCGGGGGAGGCGGGAACGGGTTCAGTCATAGCGGATCCTCGGGTCGAGAAGGCCGTAGAGGATGTCGGCGATCAGGTTGAAGACAACGATCAGCACGGCGAAGATGAAGGTCAGTGTCATCACCATCGGCAGATCGTTCGCGAAGAGCGCGGTGATCAGCAGCTGGCCGATGCCGTTCACCTTGAACACGTTCTCGGTGATGATCGCCCCGCCGAAGATCGCCGGCACGCCGAGCGCGATCACGGTGATCACCGGGATCATTGAGTTGCGCAGCACGTGGATCATGACGACCACGGCCTCCGACAGGCCCTTGGCGCGGGCGGTGCGGACGTAGTCCTGATTGAGGTTGTCGAGCATCGAGGCGCGCATGTAGCGCGAGAGCTGCGCGGTGGTCTGCAGCGCCAGCACCATCACCGGCATGATCATCTGCATCAACTGGATCTTGAAGCTCGCCCAGTCATTCACCACGTGGGTGGTGTCATAGATCGACGGGAACCAGCCCAAGTAGACCGAGAAGATCACGATCAGCAGCGGACCGGTGAAGAACGGCGGGATTGAGAAGCCGACCATGGTGATGAACGTGCCGGCC
The sequence above is a segment of the Alloyangia pacifica genome. Coding sequences within it:
- a CDS encoding ABC transporter permease, which translates into the protein MTEPVPASPAPIEALRDKGPDKPPRSKWKDVWAQFRKHKGAMIGAFFLIFITLGVLVGPYLWTLDPQALDIRAKDMRPIYTALWDSTAKVSWAHPLGSDQLGRDNLSQLIAGGRASMAVGWAAMILSLVIGAGIGVLAGYFRKLDGPLMRLTDLFLSLPILPLLLVAVTLFRQPLRANFGPEGGMFILIVTVVGITSWMPTARIVRGDVLALKEREFVLAARSIGTKPFQIIKRHLLPNVLSPIMVSATLGLATAIITESALSFLGVGFPSDFPTWGKMLADAVARMEDFPERVILPGIAISLTVLGVNYLGDGLRDALDPRIRGR
- a CDS encoding ABC transporter permease, whose protein sequence is MLTYAIRRLVLSIPTLLFISFVIFMLLQLAPGDPMAQVPLTVPPEVKQKMREALGVGEPALVQYWKWLVQVFWIEPKVFIDWLTRDSFLLGWLPDTHLYNGELRVISWQTRSPVMDIVLQRIPQTLWVVGLSYIVGVLIALPIGIYSAYRQYSVFDQAGTFITMVGFSIPPFFTGPLLIVIFSVYLGWFPSIYDTTHVVNDWASFKIQLMQMIMPVMVLALQTTAQLSRYMRASMLDNLNQDYVRTARAKGLSEAVVVMIHVLRNSMIPVITVIALGVPAIFGGAIITENVFKVNGIGQLLITALFANDLPMVMTLTFIFAVLIVVFNLIADILYGLLDPRIRYD